TGATGGGCCCGATCGCGATCCCGATGATGCTCGGCCTGCTGCGGCCCTTCCGCCGCTCCGGCCCGACCGCCGCGCTCACCAGCTGGGGGCTCGGACTGCTCGCCTTCTGGCTGGTCAACTACCCGATCAGCTGGAACGTGGACGGCGGGGTGCCGCTGGAGTACCAGGTCTCCATCCCGCTGGCGGTCTCGCTGGTCCTGTACATCGTGATCGGCTACCTGAAGCCGGAGGACACCCCGGAGCGGCTGGCGATCATCGAGCGCGTCAACACCGACGACGACGGCGACGTGTCCGCCGCGACGGCCGCGATCCCGAAGCCTGCGCCCGGGGTGGGCGACGCGAAGGCGGGCAGCAGGGTGGGCGACTAGCCCCGCGCGTGTCTCTCCGACCGGTGCCCGCGACGACGGGCGCCGGTCGGAGCGGCCAGGAGGCGCCCGGCTCAGTGCACTTCCTGGATACGGATCTGGTTGCCGGCCGGGTCGCGGAAGGCGCAGTCCCGGATGCCGTACGGCTGCTCGGTCGGCTCCTGGACGATTTCGGCGTTCCCGGCCCGCAGCTTCTCGAAGGTGCCGTCGAGGTCCTTGGTGGCGAGCAGCAGCCACCCGTAGGTGCCCTTGGCCATCATCTCCGCGACGGTCCGGCGCTCGGCCTCGGTGATCCCGGGGTCGGCGGCGGGCGGCGCCAGCAGCAGCGAGATGTCCGGCTGACCGGCGGGCCCGACGGTGATCCAGCGCATCGCGCCCTGCCCCACGTCCTGCCGGACCTCGAACCCGAGGACGTCGCGGTAGAACACCAGCGACGCGTCCGGGTCGTCGTGCGGGAGGACGGTGGTGTGAATGCTGATACCCATGCGGGCCACGCTAGCGGGGCGGGGGGCGGTGTGCCCTGGTGCCGGAGGCCGGGACTCATACCAACAGACGGCATCTGTCGGTGCCGGACCTCTGCTACTTGCTCTTCTTCGCGTTGTGGCTTCGCCAGATCCCGATCGACACGACGATGACGGTGATCACGACGAGCATGATCGCGCCAGTGGGCCAGAAGCTGCT
The Streptomyces sp. NBC_01723 genome window above contains:
- a CDS encoding VOC family protein, giving the protein MGISIHTTVLPHDDPDASLVFYRDVLGFEVRQDVGQGAMRWITVGPAGQPDISLLLAPPAADPGITEAERRTVAEMMAKGTYGWLLLATKDLDGTFEKLRAGNAEIVQEPTEQPYGIRDCAFRDPAGNQIRIQEVH